The Vigna unguiculata cultivar IT97K-499-35 chromosome 1, ASM411807v1, whole genome shotgun sequence nucleotide sequence TGAAAATTTGTTTCTATAATAACATTTAAGGTGTGCTTCGTTGATATGGAGTTTGCTGTGGTACTTTGTCTCTGTTCTGAGCCAATACTTAGAGATTTCTCATGTTACTTGTTTTACCATTTTATACTGACTGAACTGTTTGAAACATCTTCCAGTATTACTTTAGTGCAAAATGCTAAAAAAAGTTTCTTGTTTATGTAACATATCAAAGAAAACAAAGTGATCAAAAGTTTTAGTCAGGttctttagtttttaaaatagttcgaatttcttttttttttccttttctttggagacaaataaaataacacgGGTCACTTCATTCACTCAGGTTAGCATTAGGCTTCTCGAAAACTTGTGCCAATTGTCACTTTCCACTGGCAAAAGCTaatgaagtaaataaaatagGAGTTATTTGGTGAAAGACTTTATGTTGTATTAGTTGAGAAAATGCTTGTAATTGAAACTAATGTATCAGCATGGCTATACTCAGTTTGAATAAACTGTTTGAATCACTATGGCTAGCTATATTTGGTTTGCATGGTTGAAAGCAGCTACTTTATAATGAATGTCACAATTAAGTATGCTTTATTTTCCAAGTACGTGGTTTATTAGTTTTccttaatttcttatttattattgattcaTGTTTCAATATAGCAACTTGAATGTCAAGGTACGTGTTACTTATGTTGTGTTCTTTTGGGTTCTCGTGCAATGTGAATTCTTCCCTAATTACTTGCTTATTTTCAGGAAAGAGATATCGCAGCTGCAGAAAAAGGAAGTTGAGATGAAAAAGGCTGCAGCTAGAGGTAGCAAGGCTGAGCAGAAAGCTAAGAAGAAGCAAGTGGAGGAAGAGGTTTCTCAACTTTCTACGAAGCTGAAGGAGAAGCATGCCCAGGAATTGGCTACATTAGGCTATAGTAGCAGCGGTAATGGGAATGAAAAGAGCAATTTGGACACTTTGGTTAAGGCCATTGCTGGAGTATCTGTTGCTAGTCAACCTGAACATTCAAAGGTCAGCAAGGCCAAACAGAGGCGAGACAAAAGAGCTCAACAAGAAGCAGAAAGGGAACAGAGAATCCAAGCAGAGCAGACTGACATTGTAAGTGATCGAATGATTGAAAACGAGAAGTTGGAAAGGAAGTTGAAGCCTCTAGGTTTGACTGTTTGTGAAATAAAGCCTGATGGGCACTGCCTCTATAGAGCTGTTGAAGATCAGCTGGCTGTCCTCTCTGGTGGTAGATCTCCTTATACATACCAAGAACTTCGGGAAATGGTGGCTGCTTACATGAGAAAGCATACATCTGATTTCCTTCCATTTTTCCTGTCAGAGAATTTAATTGAGGATGATTCTGATGAATCACTTGCTCAGAAGTTTGAAAATTACTGTAAAGAAGTGGAGTCCACAGCTATATGGGGAGGGCAACTAGAGCTTGGTGCCTTGACTCACTGCTTGAAGAAGcatattatgatattttcaGGATCCTTCCCAGATGTGGAGATGGGCAAAGAGTATAAATCTGATGGTGGCACTGGCTTGTCTAATTCGAGTATCATGCTTTCTTATCATAAGCATGCTTTTGGGCTAGGAGAGCATTATAATTCCGTGGTCCCAACATGATCAAATGGGGGcatataatataatcataggGATGCTTGCTTATCATGTTGCCTtgtatcatttttctttacaGCCAGGCATTTGGCTTTAGGTCTCTTGAAACCCTAGTTTTTGGTTTTGAAATGGCTATAACTGTACATTTCACAACtgtaattcatattttctgGATGATTATTTATGTTGATGATCATGTAAATGATCTTCTGCGGCATCTACTTAATTTGGAGCGTTTTAGTAATATTTTCAAGTGTTACGAGGTTTGAATAACATGGTCAACTTGTCTGAACTGGCACTTTTGTTGTGCTGAATGAATTCACCTAGAAACGGGGCTAGTAATAAGTAATAATGAGAGAAATTTAGAAACttgaattattttacaaaatcttGATTGCGGGTTTGAAATCTAAGTTGTATTATATAACAGATTCTATTCAATAACTGTCTTAAATCCGttgtatatattatgttatcGTCTCTGTTAGTGCTGATTGACCGATTGACTAGGCATGTTGAACTGAGTCAAAATTGTAAATCAATCATTTTTAATGTTGGTGGGTTTTCTTTACTCTGGAGAAGCTTTGGTAATTTTTGAGAGATAAAGATATGTGATATTAAAGGTAACATGAGTTTAAAACTGTTTACCACTGAATGAATGATTGAACATTGTTTTgagtataattaattaattaatgttatgaagaATTAACTGTTAATTCTCACTAATTTGAAACATAAATCTAAGCAAATTACATGATTACGAACGGAATGCGATCAAAACTGTTGAAAGGAATTTCGCCTTCTCTGTGATTGGAACTGAAGAATTAGATTAGAAGTTGGCACTATAGTAAAAATGCAGAAGTGGcaaaagaatttaaagaaaaaaacattgttgATGTGTCAACACTGTAATGGAAGGAAATGTTGTTAATTCGTAGGTGTATAAGAAACAAATCTTCAGAGCAATAAGTGAAATATTATCTAGACAGAAGTTCACCAcgtgaaagaaaataaaacgcAGATTGTACTCAGATAAAGATTCCACTTACAGAATCCTATGAAGTTGACATGCACATTGTACCGTTGTTATCAgtgcaaattttgattttacCGATCATAGATGGTTTTAGATTGCCATATAGAACTAATCACCATATTTATAATATGTTGAAACAATTAACCAAAGGAATATAAGCTCTTGGCATCTAGAAAAAGGGTTAAAGTTGAAGCATACACATCGTGGTTAGAAGAAGTGGAGAGAGATAATATCTGAGTTCCTTAATCTATAATCCATGACTCTGTGTATGCTGAAAACCGACTTCGTCCACAACTATTATATTCTTATTCCTTTTATATCTTTGTCTCTTTCTCAACCACTTTTGCCATATATTCGTGTTATCAAACCATCCACATGTAGACTCACAATAAAATATGGTTGAGGTACAAAGGATATATTTGAATAGAGGTGTCAGGTTTCAGTTGCCGGAATAACCCATCAAAAATCATGCATTATTATGAGCCTTTCTGGTTTctcaattaataaattaaatggaCCAACATAATATCATTTCATGTTTGTGACTCCTCAAGCATTAGTGATCTTTGTTTGTTCCTCCCATTTCaagaagcaagattttgatacACAAGTGTCAGTTTTTAACTCAGTGATCATCTTATGGTAAAGTTTTCAAGAACCAAGATGATTACAAGTGCATAACCCTTTTACTGTGTGACCATAACATATTGAACTGTCACAAGAAATCCATCCTAAAAAACACTTACAGACTTAAATGACCAACAGTTTTTAACCATAGTTAGTTTTAAGGTAAGGTAGGATTGTTGCTAATGCAAGTTGGTCATCACCCAAACGAGTATATTCACAGCTGCATTGCTTGTTCTTGAATAGTCATAAACACAAGTGCCAGGAAatgatatgtttttgtttaaacacacaaatttcAGTGTAATCAAGGAGATGACAGAAACAAAAATTTAGCATATGTGTGGATATAATATAACTGCTAAAGATGTGCAATTTGTACAGTgcagtgttatatatatatagatatgacCGACATAAACATATTGTACAGTAGTGCATGGCCACACTATGTATGATGCTGATTTTCTCGTTAATAGAAGTTGGGCCTCTTGCGCTTTTAACCATTTAATCGTATTCCTAATCACTTCCAACCTTTCAAATTTTCTGAATTGAAAAAGAGTCACGAATCTTGCAATCAAAAAAGTTGCTGATATTGTTTTCTTTCATCCTTAGGCTTATAGCAGATGCTCCAAAATGAACAGACACATACAGCAAGAGGAAATTGAGTTTTGTTCAGTGTTTCTATAAATAATGGTGGTAACATGATCACTCATTCATGTTGCagaataaatagtaaaaaaaaattaaaaaaaaaaatatgcttCATGCACGATCGAGCATGAATCTTATTCTCGAAGAAAGTTCTGGATTCATTAGATTGACCTTAACAGCTAGGTAGCCAACTTGTTATCTACAACACATGCAGTACAGTGGTAAAGGACAGTTATGGAGAATCCTCCGAATTCTCTTCTACACGATCTTATTCTTCCATATGAAGCGACAAAAACAACATTGCCCACCACTACATTCAATTAGCTTATAAATAACCCTTCAATGAACCACATTTTCCAACATCTtccttttttctctcttttctgtATATTGCATTGTGTTGAGTTTCAGTGTTTTGAAGCATGGAAATAATCACAAGCTTGGTAGCTGAAAAGCCTGTGGTGATATTCAGCAAGAGCACATGTTGCTTGAGCCATTCCATGACATCACTGATACGTAGCTTTGGGGCAAACCTTACTGTTCATGAGCTTGATGAGATGGCGAATGGCCAGCAGATTGAAAGTGCATTGCTTCAAATGGGGTGCCAACCAAGTGTTCCTGCTGTGTTCATAGGAAAACGACTCATTGGTGGTTCTAAGAAAATCATGAGTCTGCATCTCAGCAATGAACTCATACCACTTCTCAAGAATGCTGGTGCTATATGGATTTGATTTCATCACACATCCAAGATCAATGCTTTATTACGTTTTAGAGCTCGATAAGATGGTTTTGTAGTCATGATTATGTACGTGGTTAATTACGTTGCTTTactaaagtatatatatatatatatatatatatatatatacatacatataagcCCTAAACGTTTTCTTGTTCCCATTTCTTTGCTTTTCTTGATATACGAATAGTGAAAAATGAGTAAGAATTCAGATTAAAGTATGTATTTATCGGTGTATCTTGAAgactcagaaaaaaaaatgaaaatctagCGAAGAATCCAAATTTTACTTATTAACAGACAGCagaagaataaagaagataaatgaagtaattttgtttttctgcaTAATCATACAGACTATAGTTAAACTATACTGTCATAAAAAATCATGTGTACCCTCTACGATTAAAGAGACAAGATATGTTCAAATACAGTGAACaagataatttagaaaaatagtaattatatgCGAGGGTTTAGATTAGGTAAATATTTAAAGAGACGTTATAACGCAAAGAAATACTAAAAGGCTTGCATTAATAAATGGTAAAATGAATATCTGAAGATAAGGAAGCTTAATTCAGATATTGTTCTGGATTAGAGAATATTACCTTTGAGGGGCTTTAGGTCCCACGTTAAGAATCAAAGCATTTATTATTCTAAACTCATGAACACAACTTGTATGAGGTAGGTTTGATTTCACAGTATATATCTGAGTCAGATATTTGCTAATTTTGGAGATTTTTACAAGAACTCTTCCCATGACTGTTGCAATGGAGTCACAAAGCTTGAATCAACATACTttaactctttattttattttatttacactATACTATATATCTCTATATAGATCATAGGGAGGGTGAGAGTTTTAGTCCAAGCATATATTTTTACATGTTCTTTTCTTAGGGTTTTCAAACATCAATTCATGTCGATCGATTCGTTACTATTGCTTATAGAATTTTGTCAGagaacaaaatcttaaaaagtGGTTGTTTAAGCTCAGCCcttgtaaaaaatttcataaaaaaagggaagaaaaatataattaaagaatgtaataaataaaatagtatcccaaccaagaaaaaatataattaaaataagcaTTCTTCTCAATAATTCAAACTTTGGTTCAATAAATCATGCAACTCATTAACAAGTTTGTTCTTGTCATTCTTTCTACTTGATCTCAATGAATCATATGGAACATTATGAAGAAGGCAAGGTGTGAAAACATGATCACTCGTTTTTGTTTCTTGCATAAACACTATGAAGATGCATGGGCAAAATAAGATAGGTTTTTTCATATGAGTGGAACAAATTTGCCCATAAATTACGTAGATGATGTTACTATTTTTAATCGAAATCTTCATTATTTCTGacgactttaattttttcagtACTGAAATTGTCGtaactttataaaagaaatttacaaaattaaaagacaatgaaattttgacaactttctcttataacttGAATCGGTATCttctaaatgtatttttttgttgtgtCCAGATTTCAGATGCAGATAATCATATTCCGAGTACTTGAAAACAAACCAAGTGACCCTTTGAGTTCCCCTTGAGCCGTTTATTGAAAACCATGCAACATCCTTAGTTGACGCTACACAATTCGAAACAAGAAAAAACGAAAGCAAGAGCTGTTTGTAGGAGTTGAAGGCACGTGGAAAATTCTGGTGCTAAAAGATTAGGAATAATAATCTCTATATACCAAAGTCTTATTTTCAATCTTATCTGCCCATGATAAAGTCTCAACAAAAGTAAGATCCCCATTGATGCAAAGCTCAATCGATATCACATTCACCCATGTTacgtcttttttattttctgcaaTCAAATTACCAAGGAATCATCACTCTTGTTTCTATCCTAATATTTCCAACCCCTTCACACTGTTGCTCAAATAATGACAACATTTGCTGACATCTGTAGATGACCTCCAAAGTTTCACACATTATTACCACGGTAAAATCGTCCGACTTGTAAAATGAGAATTAcatccatttatatatattgtgaattaaccttatccatttatatatattgtgaattaaccttatctctaatcgatggGAGATTTCTAAcataatgaattaaattaacttttggTAACACAATTTCATTTTCCACACGTTACATCTACGTGATAATAGGTTGAATGAAGCTTAGTAATAGATCGCATCAAGTAAAAATTCACAATTCCTTTGAGTAAAGAACCCTACAAATTGATAGAAACCTAACTCTCTTTTGCTCAGATCCATTATTGATTAGATTTACTTTAAGTACCCATACAAAACATAACTAAATTATCAGAAGGTAAATTTCATCACATTACACTatgataattataatcaatgtttcaaatgttattataaagtataatatatacaatatttattaacatacaaATAACATACATTAATTGATTTACAATGTAAAGGACTAATGATTTCCATGTTAGAATATCTTTTGCTATTCTGATATGTATAATAGTCTTATAGTGAAGAAGTATACTTTGTTTagtcttttaagaaatttgttaaaaataaaaccatATAAAAATTTCACACCTAACAATGTCGACACCTTTGAGTTGACTAAGATTTGATGCAGCACTAAAAATAGTAAGCTGCTAATTAAAAAGCCTACGTGGTAAGAATAAGGGTGTCGAAATGTTA carries:
- the LOC114186904 gene encoding deubiquitinase OTUD6B; the encoded protein is MEDTQEIKEQAHEEVISDKTSEMKPETRDEILSRHRKEISQLQKKEVEMKKAAARGSKAEQKAKKKQVEEEVSQLSTKLKEKHAQELATLGYSSSGNGNEKSNLDTLVKAIAGVSVASQPEHSKVSKAKQRRDKRAQQEAEREQRIQAEQTDIVSDRMIENEKLERKLKPLGLTVCEIKPDGHCLYRAVEDQLAVLSGGRSPYTYQELREMVAAYMRKHTSDFLPFFLSENLIEDDSDESLAQKFENYCKEVESTAIWGGQLELGALTHCLKKHIMIFSGSFPDVEMGKEYKSDGGTGLSNSSIMLSYHKHAFGLGEHYNSVVPT
- the LOC114167450 gene encoding monothiol glutaredoxin-S6-like, giving the protein MEIITSLVAEKPVVIFSKSTCCLSHSMTSLIRSFGANLTVHELDEMANGQQIESALLQMGCQPSVPAVFIGKRLIGGSKKIMSLHLSNELIPLLKNAGAIWI